The Artemia franciscana chromosome 11, ASM3288406v1, whole genome shotgun sequence genome has a segment encoding these proteins:
- the LOC136032826 gene encoding uncharacterized protein LOC136032826, with protein sequence MKLFIYAIVAVAVAIPVTVADASVRANILVPDITPVGVTNLDSSINNHPGFDSGLVLNEKTYTNIFVRTMTTDVFDTRLCYIVASSLVTISATTTIEVNEAPPAPGICRKRRWAFENAIDGRISGPNDILASAVDTDSRSFAKKKGEEGDAVQEPEGRIFIKKAIFGAAAAAAAGLRPTLPSINILKDTTAYASIFETRTVGTIRRTVFATCTPQNVGITRC encoded by the exons ATGAAGCTGTTCATATACGCCATTGTTGCCGTTGCTGTTGCAATTCCAGTGACTGTAGCTGATGCAAGTGTTCGAGCAAATATTCTTGTTCCAGATATAACGCCTGTAGGTGTTACAAATCTAGACTCGTCCATCAACAATCATCCTGGATTCGATTCAGGCTTAGTACTGAATGAAAAGACATATACCAATATATTTGTTCGCACAATGACAACTGATGTATTTGATACAAGACTATGTTATATCGTTGCTTCATCCTTGGTAACAATTTCTGCTACAACAACTATCGAAGTTAATGAAGCCCCACCAGCTCCAGGGATTTGCAGAAAGAGGAGATGGGCCTTTGAAAATGCTATTGACGGTAGAATTTCTGGTCCAAATGACATCTTAGCAAGTGCTGTCGATACTGattcaag atcaTTTGCGAAGAAAAAGGGTGAAGAAGGAGACGCTGTGCAAGAGCCAGAGGGAcgtatattcataaaaaaagcaatattcGGTGCTGCCGCTGCCGCTGCTGCCGGCCTTAGACCGACATTGCCTTCCATTAACATCCTTAAGGATACGACAGCATATGCCTCTATATTTGAAACAAGAACAGTGGGAACAATACGAAGAACTGTCTTTGCCACTTGTACACCACAAAACGTTGGGATTACTCGATGCTAG